The sequence TCCTGGCGGCCATGGCGGGCGCCTACGCTGCCTACGCGGGCTTGGCCGGTGGTCGACTCACGAACAACCTGGTCGGAGACAGTGAGTTCACGGGTTGGACCGGTCCCATCGCGGAACGCTTCTTTGGGACGGAAGTGCCCTATCGCGATTTCACTTTGCCCATTCCACCCGGCTCCTTCGCGTTGATGCGCGCCGTGCAATCCCTGGGCGGACCGCCGCGCCTGAGTCAGGAGCTCGGCCTGATCGCCGTCTGTCATCTGGGCATGGGCCTGGTGGCCTACTGGACCAGCCGCGCATTTTCGACTCCGCGTACATCGCTCGCGGTGGCGGCGGCTAGCCTGGCCACTGTCGTACAGCTTTACAAAGAATGCGCCTACGACCATACGGCACAACTACTCGCCTGGATCAGCGTGGCGGCGGCGGCGCATGGCCTGACGCACATGCCCAAGGCACGACGCTGGTGGTGGATCTCTGGCGCCTTGGCGACGACCACGCTCGCGTTCAAGCAGAGTACGGGAACCGGGGCGGTGCTGGGGGGCTTGGCCTTGCACGCCTACCTGGGGCTCGTGGGCTGGCGCAGTCACGATGCCGAGTATCGGCGTCGCGTCCGTCGCCAGCTCGGTGACTGGGTGGCGGGAGCCGCGCTAGGGATCGCGATCTGCATCGGGTTGGTCGCCTTGACCCGCAGTTCACTGGTGGGCGTCTGGCAGAGCAGTTTCATCGATGGCGCGGCGCTCAAGGGCGGCACTTGGAAGCTGGTCTTCAATCTCTTCTCCTACTTGTTTCGCTTCGAAGCGTTTCCGGCGTCCCTCGGCATCATGCTCTTGGGCCTGCTCTTGGCACGACGCGCCCGGCGCGGCTCGCCGCTCGTGGCTGCGAGCGAGGATGTCAATGAGGGGGCTGCAGGCCCGCTCACCGTCGCGTGCATAGGGGTGGCCGCCTTCCTAGGTGCTGCAGCGATGCTGTCCGCAGACGCATCCCCTCCGGCTGCGGCCGTTCTCACCTGGACCGAGCGTGCAAAGCTGATCCCGAGCTTCGGGCTTTTTGCCTTGCTCGTGTTCGTCGCCAACTGGCAGCAACTTCCAGCCGTGGACAGTGCCGATCGGCGTGCCATCGAGCGCGGGCACGCACTGCTCGCGGCCTGTGGCATGGCACTCACCATCTCGCTCCTCCACAACCTCTCGTTCCCGGGCTTTCGCCCCTTCTACGACAACAACCCGATCATCGTTTTCGCGTTTCTGGCGCTGTTCCAGTTGCTGTCCAAGGCCGGACTGGACAGGTCGATTCCCGTCGTTCTCGCGGCGGCCATGGCCGTGCTGTTCAGCACGAAGTTGTCGCGACACTTGGAGGCCACCGAGCCTGTCGCGGACGGCCACTGGGCAGGACTTCGCGTCAACGTCCGCGGCGTGGAGGTGGTGAAAGCCGCCGCGCGAGCGCGCGAACTCGCGGGTCCGAGCGGAACCGTGCTAGTGCTTCCCGAGGATGTGGCCCTGGCACGGCAGATCGGCCGTCCGCGTCCGCCTCTGCTGGGGGCCATCGTGTTCGTAGACCAGTATCCGGCCCGTGCCCTGGCGCCGGACCTGGAGCGCCTCGAGCGCGATCCGCCCAACGTCGTCGTGGTGCACCCCGCGGACGCCAGCCTGTGGCGACAAATGTACGCGCTGTGGTCGACGGACAGCCCCGCACAACGCTTGCAGGACGAGTTCGCGCGCACCAACTTGTCTCAGCGCTATCGACTCGATTCGAGCTTCCCCACCCGCTTTGCCCGGCAGCGGGCGGAGCTCCAGGTGTGGGTTCGACGCTGAGCAGGTCCCGTTCTCAATCGCGATCGGGCGCTCCTACCAAGACTGCTCGACTCCGGGCTAGCGGCGCATCGAAACGTTCATCAGCAGACCGAGCGACACGAGAACCGTGACCACGCTCGACCCGCCATAGGAGAACAACGGGAGGGTCACGCCCACGACTGGCAGCACGCCCATCGCCATACCGACGTTGAAAGTGGTGTGCCAGAACACCAAAGCACCCACCCCGATGGCAACCGCAGCTCCAAACCGGTCCTTGGACTGGCTGGCGACGTGCACGGCCCAGATGCAGAGGAAGCAATAGAGCGCCAGCAGCACCGCGCTGCCTGCGAAGCCCCAATCCTCAGCGAACACCGCAAAGGGGAAATCCGAGTGCTGGTCGGGGAGGAAACCGAACTGATTCTGGGTTCCCTGCATGAACCCGTCACCCGTCAGTCCACCATTGCCAATCGCCGTCTTGGATTGGAAGGCGTGCCAGCCCGCGCCAGTCTTGTCGCTCTCGGGATCCAGAAAGCTGGTGATGCGCGCCTTCTGGTAGTCCTTCATCAGGTAGCGCCAGAAGATGGGAGGAGCGCTCACTGCGGTAATGACCAGGATGGCCAGACTTCTTCGCCGAATCTTGACCATCGCCAGGATGGTCCCGACGGTGAGGAGAATGACGAGGGACGTGCCCAGATCCGGTTGTGCCATCACCAAGGCGACTGGCAAGCCCGTCAGCAGAAAAGCCGGCGACAGGTCAAAGAGCGTTCTCGGCTCCGTTCGAGCGTCATCATGCAGGTACTTTGCAATCGCGAGCACCACCAGCACCTTCATGAACTCGCTGGGCTGAAAGCTGAAGCTTCCCAGCTGGATCCAGCGAGAAGAGCCGCGGATGTCCGCGCCCAAGACGAACACCAGCCCCAGGGACACGATGCCGCCCGCGTACAGGAAGTAGGCGAGCCGCTCGAAGTGGCGATAGTCGATCACCGCTACGGTGATCCCCATCAGACCTCCGACGACGATCCAGTAGACCTGGGAGACGTAGATGTCCGCTAGGCCCGCGCGACGTCCCGCGTCGATATAGACGCTGGTGGCGCTGTACAAGTTGACGACTCCAAGCGTCGCGATCGCGACGATGCAGAGCAGCAGAGGCATGTCCACCTGCAGCCCGCTGCGGAAGCCAACTCGGTCTGCTCGGCTCACAAGGTGCTCCGCTTCGTGGTCCGCTTGGTGGAACCCGCATGGGCGGACAGTCGCTTCTCCGACAGTTTTTGCCAGTCGCGCACCACCCGGGAGGCGACAGGCACGGCGTTCTTGCCACCGCCGCCGCCGTGCTCCACCAGCACCACGATGGCTATCTCAGGAGACTCCGCTGGGGCGTAGCCGGCAAACCAAGCGTGGTCGCGGTTGAAGTACCAGACCTTGCCCGGATCGACACCGCGCGGAGTGACGTGACTGACCTGCGCCGTGCCCGTCTTGCCCGCCATGTCGACGCCGACCAGGTTCTCGTCGTGCGCCGTGCCTTCCCGTTCCGTCACCACTCCCGCCAGGCCGCGGCGAATGCGGGTGAGGTGATCAGGGATCAGCTCCACGGTGCGCCGTACTCGTGGCGGGAACTCCTGCACCACGGTGCCGTCGCTGGTTTCGATGCTACGCACGACCTGGGGCTGATAGAGAGTGCCGCCGTTGGCCAGCGCGCCGTAGGCGAGCGCGAGTTGCATCACGGTCACGGTGGACGCGCCCTGACCGATCGCGGCCAGCAGCGTGAAGCCGCCTCGGAATGCCCCCTTGTAACGCCGGGTGTACCAAGCGCGGGTGGGCATGCGCCCGCGCGCCTCGGGATTGACACCGATACCCGTCTTGGTGCCGAATCCGAAATCCATGCCCACACGCGCCAGGCGATCGATGTGAACCTTCTCTCCCACCGAGTAGAAGTAGGTGTTGCAGGAGCGGACGATTGCTTCGTGCAGATTGACGTGCCGATGTACACCCGTGCAACGGAAGAAGCGGCGGCCGTACTCGTAGCCGCCGCGACAATCCACTTGCATGCTGGGATTGATCAGCTTGTCTGCCAACGCCGCGAAGGCACTGAAAGGCTTGTAGGTCGAGCCCGGCGGGTAGGCGGCAGAAATGGTCTTGTCCAGCGTTGGCTTGAGGGGATCCGTGTACAGCCGGCGGAAAGCTTCGCGCACCGCTTTCTTGCCGCCTCCCCCGGACACCACGTTCGGGTCGAAGCTCGGTTTGCTCAGTGCTGCCAACACGCGGCCCGTGCGCACGTCGACCACGACCACGGCGCCCGCGAGCTGTCCGCGCATCGCACGCTCGATGGATTTCTCCAGCTCGATGTCGATGGTCAGGGACACGTCGCGGCCGGGCACTGGCTCCAACCGCCGAGGCTCCTCCAAGTATTTCTCCTCGAGGCCTTCCTGGCTGCTCCGCCGATGCCCGCGCAACACCTTGCGCCACCCTCGCTGTCCCTGTAGGTAGCTCTCCCAGCGCCGCTCGACACCGATGGCCCCGAGTCGATCCCCCGCGCGATAGCCACGCCCCTCCAAGCGCGACAGGGTCTCGGGATCGATCTCCCGCATGTAGCCCACCATGTGCGCGGCCAGCTCGCCGAAAGGGTAATAGCGCACGGGGGCCGGTGCGACCTCCACGCCCCTCAGCGACGCCTCATGGGTTTTAAGCCGACCGACCACGTCGCGGTCGACATCGACCTTGAGCAAGGTTTGCTGCATGGGGCGGCTGCCTTCGGCCTTCTGCAGATCGACGATGCGAGTTTTGAGCTCCGCAGCATCTGCTGCTTCCAGCTCCATCAACTGCACCAGGCGCGGCCAGGTCTGCTGCATGTCCAGCTGACCTGGCACGACGTACACGTTGTAGCTGGGGCGGTTGGCCGCGAGCACCTTACCGTAGGCGTCGCGAATCACGCCCCGCGTGGTCGCCAGCGTCACCTCGCCAACGATGTTGCGGCGCGCCTGCGACCGGTGCAATTCGCCTTCGATCACCTGTAGCTGCGCCAGGCGACCGGCCAGGGCGAAGAACGTGCACAGCAGTATCAGCACCATCCAGCGGTAGCGCTTGCGAAACTCGCCGACGTCCGATCGCTGCACCAGGATCGTCATTGTCGGGTCGCCTCCGCCGCAGCTTGCCCGGGCACGGCAGCCTGGTGCAGGCGCTGCGCGAGGGAGAACACGAAGGGAGCGAACACCGCTGTGCTCGCTGCTCGCGGCAACACCAGTGAGAGCATTTCGAGGGGCTTCCGCGTGTCGGAGCCGAAGATGGCAAGCAGAGTGAGCACGATGAAGGCCTCTACCACTGCAAAGCCGAATGCCAAGCTCATGCGGGTGAGCAAGGTCTGGGTCGTCAATCGCACCCCCGCGACACGCGACACCAACCACAGCACCACCGATACGAAAGTGAAGAGCCCTGGTGGCGCCGACGCCATCACGTCCAACAGATAGCCCAGCACGAAGCACAACCCGGCGCCACGCAACATGCTCGGCTCGTGCACGCCCAGGAAAATCAGCAGCGGCAACACCAGGCTGGGCGTTGCGCCGTGCAGTCCGAGGGGACCGAGCACGCGGTACAAGTTGGCTTGCACCAGCAGTAGCAGGAATCCGACGGCGATGAAGGCGACGTTGCGCATGTTCAGCGCGGGCCCCGCGGGCGGCGAGCGCTCGCTCCGCGCTCGCAGTCCTTCTCGTCCGTCAGCACGATCAGCGCTTCTTCGAGCCGCGAGAAATCCACGGTCGGCTCGGCCTCCACGGTTTGGTACATGCCGAAGTCGCGCTTCACCACCTTCTTGACCCGCGCCACGGGCTGTCCCTTGGGAAAGCGGCAGCCCACACCACTGGTCGAGATCAGATCGTTTTCCTCCACCTCGTCGGTCCGCTGCACGTACTCCACGCGCAGCGCGTACTTGGAGCGGTCCCCCACCCCGCGGATGAAGCCACGTGCGCCGGTGCGCTCTACGATCACGTCGACGCCAAAGCCGCTGTCCACCGTGAGCTGCACGTCCACTTTGTCCCCCGCCACGCGCTGCACCGTGCCCACGGTGCCATCCACGGACAACACCGGCATTCCGGGACGCACCACGGCGCCAGGGTTGTCGAGGGTCAGGTGCGCCACTCGAAAGAACTCCGTCGTGTCCTTGGCTACCACCACCGCACTGACGGTCTCCTGGCCAACGGTCTCTCGCAGGTTCAGCAAGCGGCGCAGGCGCTTGTTCTCCGCCTCCTGAGCTTTCAGACGCCGAACCTCCGCACGCAAGCGAGCGTTTTCGTAGGCCAGCTTGTCATTGTCCGCCCTCACGTCCACCAGATACACGTAGTCGCCGACGAGCGAAGACAACCCGCGCGCCAAAGCGGCCGAGGCGTACTCCAAGGGAGCAGCCACACGCATGATGGCGCGGTCGACGACACTCATATCCTCTGGGCGGCGAATGCTCGCGCGCAGGAAGAAGAACGGTACTGCCAACAGCAGAACCACTATGGCGATGTCTCGGTAGCGTTTCAGCGAGCCCACGGCGTCACCCTGCGTATTCGAAGGACAGCCGACCGGAGGAGCCGCGAGTGGCCCTTCGGCTAGCCGATGGTCACTTCCTTGAGCAACTCGATGTGGTCGAGGGTCTTGCCGCTGCCGAGCACGACCGCGCTGATCGGGTCGTCACTCACCATGACGGGCAGCCCCGTCTCTTCACGCAGCAGCACGTCAATGTTCTTGAGCAACGCGCCACCACCGGTGACCACGATGCCTTTGTCGACGATATCCGCAGCCAGTTCCGGAGGAGTTCGCTCGAGAGCGAGCAAAACCGCTTCCACGATCGCGTTGATGGGTTCCGACAGCGCCTCACGAATCTCGTCCGAGTTGACGACCACGGTTTTGGGAATGCCCGCGACCATGTCGCGACCCTTCACCTCCATGGTCATCTGCTGCTCCGGCTGGTAGGCGTTGCCGATGGTGATCTTGATGCGCTCTGCGGTTTGCTCGCCGATGGCCAAGTTGTACTTGCGCTTCATGTAGGCGACGATGGCTTCGTCCATCTTGTCCCCGCCCACGCGCACGCTCTGGGAGTAGACGATACCGGCCAGGGAAATCACGGCGACTTCCGTGGTGCCGCCGCCGATGTCCACCACCATGTTCCCGCTCGGTTCGGTGATGGGGAGCCCGGCGCCAATGGCCGCTGCCATGGGCTCTTCGATCAGGTACACCTCTCGGGCCCCGGCACTCTCGGCGCTTTCTTTGACGGCGCGCTTTTCCACTTCCGTAATGCCAAAGGGCACACAAATGATGATTCGAGGCTTCACCAAGGTGCGCCGATTGTGCGCCCGGGCGATGAAGTAGCGCAGCATGGCCTCGGTGATCTCGAAGTCCGCGATGACGCCGTCCCGCAGCGGCCGGATCGCATGGATGTTGCCCGGCGTGCGTCCGAGCATTTCCTTGGCCTCGCGGCCGACCGCGAGGACCTTCTTGTCCCCACGGGCGTCACGTTGCACCGCGACCACCGAAGGTTCGCAGCTGACGATCCCCTTGCCTTTCACATAGATCAGCGTCGTCGCCGTACCGAGGTCGATGGCGAGGTCGTTCGAAAAGAGGCCGTACAGCCAGTCGAAGATCATCGAGACGCTTTCATCGAGCCAACAAACCTATGCGTTATCAGGGGTTGGCCCTGGCGGTCACTTCGCCATGAGGGCGCCCTTGTTAGCATGCGCCGCGTCAGGCGCGCAATCGCCGAGGGTCGCTACTTCGGCCGGCGGGCCGAACAATTCCCCCCCGATGCTACCTTCACCCAGAAAAGCCCTTGGGTTTCGCGGATTCAGTCGTCGTCCCAGTCTTCCCACGACTTGGGGTTGAAGCGCCCCTTCTTCGGCGGAGCTTCCGTCCGTTCCGATCGCCCCTTCTTCTTCTTCTGCTTCTTCTTGTCGGGCTTGTCTGCCCAGCGGCGGCCAGCCTCGGCGCGGGCCGGTGGGGGTTCGCCGAAAGAGGCAGGAGGAAGACTGTCGAAGCTGCGCGGCGGAGGCCGGTCGCCTTCGTCGCGTCGCGGAGGCGGACGGTCCCCGCCGCGGTCGCCGCCGCCTGCCGGGCGCTCGCCCCGAGGGTGAGCGATGTTGACCATCAGCTTGCGCCCCTTCAGGTCGCGCTCACGCAACGCCACGATCGCAGCGTTGGCCGCTTCGTTGCTCTCCATCGTGACGAAGCCGAAGCCGCGCGCGCGCCCGTCAGGCCCGGTGGGCAAATGGACGCGTATGACCGCGCCAGCGCCCGTAGAGGTGATCAGCGTTTCGACTTCTTCCGCAGTGGCGTCAAAGGGCAAGTTGCCGACGTACAGCGTGCGATCTTGCCCCGCCGCTGCACCGCCACCTCCGCCACCTGCTGCGGGTCCTTCGCGTTTTGGCGGTTCCGCCTTGAATGGCCGTACGGAGATCGAACGGCCAGAGTGCATGGAGCCGTCGAGGTTGCTACGCGCCGCACTCGCCTCCTCTGCGCTTCCTAGTGTCACGAACCCGAAGCCACGTGGCTTGCCGGTATCGCGGTGACGCGGCAGTGAAACGTCGACGACGGTGCTCCCCGCCGCTTCGAACAACTGCCGCAGTACATCTTCGGTCATGGATTCGGGCAAGCCTGCTACGAAGAGCTTGCGCTCATCCTCGGTCGACATGAAAACGATGGTCCTGTTGGTTGTGGGTGGGGCCCCGAGGGAGCCGTAAAAACCGTACCTCCCGTGAGTTTGCGGTTCAAGTCCGTGGAAGGCCCCCCGGCCGTGGCACGGGAGGACTCCCCTACGGCCTCCGCTCGTGCGATGGTCGGCCGCGGGTGCCATGCAGTACCGAGTCGTCATCAATCCAAAGGCCGGCGGAGGCCGGGCCGGTCGCCAGGTCAGCGAGATTTCTGCGGCGATGCGCCACAAAGGGCTGGTGCACGACGTCGTCCACACCCGGGGCCCAGGGGATGCGGCCCGCTGCGTCCGCGAGGCACGAGACGATGGTATCGCCTGCGTGGTCATCGTGGGGGGAGACGGCACGTTCAACGAAGCATGTCAGGCCTACGTCACCGAGGACGGGACGCCCTGTGCCGGTCCCGAACTCGCACTGATCCCATCGGGGACCGGCGGGGACTTTCGGAAGACCTTCGATTTGCCCAATGACGTCGAGGCGGCCGTGAACAGACTAGCCAAAACGTCTCCCCGACCCTTGGACCTCGGGGTACTGAGAGTGACGGACGCCAAGGGCGCCCCGGTCAGCAAAGCTTTTCTGAACATCACCAGCTTTGGCATCGGTGGGCTGACCGACCGCATCGTCAACGAGAGCCCGAAGTGGATGGGTGGTCGCGCGGCATTCTTCCTCGGCACCTTGCGCGCGATGTTCGTTTACCGAGACGTCCCCACCGCCATTCTGGTCGACGGAGAGCCATGGCTCGAGGCGCCCATCTTCAACGTTGCCATCGCCAACGGGCGCTTTTTTGGGGGCGGCATGATGATCGCGCCGAATGCCGATCCAAGCGATGGTCTGTTCGACGTAGTGGCGCTAGCCAACATGAACCGTCCACAGGTGCTCGCCTTGTCCTCACGCATCTACAAAGGCGCTCACTTGGACGCTCGCGGCGTCAGCGCGACCCGTGGCTCCAAAGTGGAGGCACGTCCCTTGCGCAGTCGCGACGAGGTGTTGATCGACATGGACGGGGAAACCCCGGGACGCCTGCCCCTGACCGCAACCGTTGCCGCGGGCGCCATTCAACTGCGTGCCTGAGCGGCAGGCGGCGTCCACGTCCAAAGGTGCCGTCTGCTCAGGCCGGCGGAACGACCGGCGGCGATGGCACGGCGAAGCGCGCCGATTGGTCGGCGCTGCGGAGCGCTTGGCGCAATACGACGACGGCAACGACCGCGAGCGCCACGCTCGCCCACTGCGCTGGGGTCAGGTCGAAGTACCGTTCGTCGGAGATGCGCAGATCCCTTGCGCGCAGAAAGTCCAAGGTGAAGCGGAACGGTGCGTAGCTGAGGCACATCGTTCCCAAGTAAAAGCCCCAGGGACGGGGCCGACGACGCAGGCGCAGAAAGACGAGCGCGAGCGCAACTGCCCAGAGCATTTCTAGAATGCCCAGATCGAAGCGGGCCCCCTCGGGATACGGCACCGCAAGCCAGGATTCGCTGAACACCCCGGGGTGATCGTGGGCCACGCTACATCCCGCCCGCCCAAATACCCAGGCCGTCGGGAAGGCACTGGCAACCACGTCCATGTAGGGCAAGGTCGGGCCGCCGAAGCGCGCGCGGAATGCCAGGGCTCCCAAGAAGGCGCCCAAGAAGCCACCGAAGCTCGATAGCCCCTCCCACAGGCGCAACAGCGACAGGGGATCCGCGAGCACACGCTGGGGGAAGTAGAACAGCGTGTCGAACACATGTCCGCCAAGGAAGCCTCCGGCGACGATCCACATCATGAAGCGCACGAGCGTCTTCTCGTCGAAACCGAGGCGACGTCCTTGGCGCACAGCCAGGATGGCGCCGAGATAGACACCGATCGCGACCAAGGTGCCAAAGGGCTTGATCGACAGCGGGGCAGGCGGGAGCCCGGCGCCGAGAGCGTGAGCATCGAGCAGCACCCACTCGCCAATCTGCACGTAGGGCAGTAGTGGAGTCACGAACCGCCGTCTTCCTTCCGCGGTCCAGTCGCGAGCGACTGCGGCTTGAAGGCGTGGTCGTAGAAGCCGGCGGCCAGCACCGGAGTGGTGCCGAGCACCTGCTCCCCCGCAGCGTCCGCGACCCGTTCGTCGTACACGATGAAGTCCGGCAAGAGGGCCGGCAACGAACGGGAGAGGTAGAGCCCTGCCGCATCTGGGGCCGTGATGACTACCCAAGTTCGGTCCTGACGCAGGGGGCTCTGCATCATGAAGACCGCTCCGAGCCCTTTGGCGCGAAAACGCGACTGAGCCACGCTGATCGACTGATCGTCCACAGCGAGGGGCAGGCGCGAGGAAAAACGACGAAGCCAACTGTGACTCGAGGGGGTTCCCACCAAGATCAGGTTCTGGTCGCGGATGGCGTCGTCGCGGAGTTCGAAATCCGGTTGCACGGGCAAGTCCGCGGACGCGCCGAAACGCTCGGCCCAAGCCTGAGCAATTTCCCGTGCTGCGATGCGCAGTTCAGCGCGCTCGGTACCGAAGCTCACGACGACTGCTTCGTTGAAGACGTCGCGAATCGGGCCCTCGGCCCCGCGCTGCTTCTCCCCCGGCGCGGGTTGCGACAGCCCGCGCCGGAATCCACCACCATCGCCGCGCTTGAACTGAAGTGCGCCCGTGCCGCGCGGCTGATCCACACCATCGATGCGCAGGGTGGTCAGGTTGGGCCAATGATCCGCGTCGAGGCTGAAGCCCTCCAGGTCGCTGGTTTGCACTTCGAGCCGGTCTTGGACTCGCTGCACCGACAGGCGCGCCATGCGCCCGGGCCGCCCCAGTCGCGTGATCGCTGCGTGACGCCGAGTCGCATAGCGATAGCTGTCGGTCACGATCACGAGCGGTTCCTTGCGGCTGGCAGGGCGCGTGAGCCAGGGGAACAGGCGCGCGCCTGCGTAAGTCTTCTCCCAGACCGCGTGCCCCGTGTCGGGCCACTCCTGGGTGAGGGAAGCACCCGCTCGGGTGAGCGCTTCGATCAGCACTTTGGAGTTCTCGAGGGGGAAGTCGCGGGTCCCGTGCGCAACCCACCAGGGCATGAGCACACCGTTTTCGGCCCACTCCGCCGGAGACCAGTGGCGCATGCGGCTCCTCTCCCACTCGGAAAGCGGACGATTGGCGGTGTCGCGGCGAACGAAGTAGCTGTGGTAGCCGCAGAGCGGAGCCGCAGCGCTGAACTGCTCCGGGTAGCGCAACGCGAGATGTGCCGTTCCCGTACCACCCATGCTCACGCCGCTGATCGCCACCCGCGCGGGGTCGACGGGCAACGTGCGCAGGGCCCAGTCGATCGCTGCCAGCGCTTCGCGTTCGCCGGGGCCTCGGTAGAAGGCGTTGCCGTGCGCGTAGGGGCCAGGACGAACCAGGCACCTTCGGCGCCAGCGAAGTATCGTCCAGAACGCATCCATCACGCCTTTAGGGATTTCCGCCCAGGCCGTGCAGCAAAACGACGAGGGGAAGCTTGGTTCCGGCAGTCGATGCTGGAACGTGCAGACGCATGGCATCGACACCGCGCCACCACTGACGGGGCGTGCCAAGTCGACGCCGGGCGTGATGAAGGGGATCTCGATTCGCTTCCACCGCTGGACCAAGTTGCGCAGCTCGACCAGGGCCGTCGCGGAAGCGCGATCGGATGCTGCCAGCCGCAACGCCGCGGCCCGTTGCTCCAGGGGACGCGATCAGCAGCTGAGCGTCCAGAAACTTGGCGTGTCGACGCCTGCCAAGCGGCGTTGCTGCGCGGCGGCGCGGCCGAGCAGCGGGCGCGTCCGCGGGCAGAGTTGCGGCAACGCGAGTCTCCGTGTCCCCGACGTGAACGCTCACTTGCATGCGAGGCGTGGACGCGGCCGGCGGCGGCAGAGAAGGCCTCGAAGGCCAGTACCGTCACCCCTGAGGCTCGCAGCAAAACGGCCGAGAGCGACTCGCCCTTCCGACGACTGCACCCACGTCCAGCGGTGAGGCGGGCACCAGCCGAGCGCCTCGATCACGAGACGCGGGAAGAAACCCTTCAGGCTGACCCCCGATTCCAAGCGCTGGCTCAAGAAGCGCGCGCCAAGCGCGTCGGCATCGACGCCCGGTGGCTGCCAGCGCAACTCCTTGGGTACACGCAAGTCGGCGCGCGCACCAGCGACGCCCCCACTCGCAGCGAGCCATCCCCGCGCGTCACGCGCAGCACGAGTTTGCGGGTTCCGCGTTCGAGCAACATTGGCACCGGCTGAAATGCTGCCCCCCTGCCGCTCGGGCGCACTTGGCCCTGGCCTTTGCCGTCCAGGAACACCTCGCCGGAGCCGCTGCTCTGAACGAGTAGCCACACCGCAGCGGGAGCAGGCAGCACGAGTTCCATGCCGAGCCAAGCGCTCTGCCCGCGCTGCACCCGCTTGGTGAGGTCGAGCACGCCGTCTCGCGAGAACTCGAAGCGGTAGGCTGCGCCGCGAACGACCGCACCCAGCCGCGGGGACATGGCTTCCGTCACCGGGGCGTCGTCCACTACCGGCGCCGCCACGAGCCACGCACCGCAGCGGCCGTCCGCGGCCGGACGAAGCTGC is a genomic window of Polyangiaceae bacterium containing:
- a CDS encoding rod shape-determining protein, yielding MIFDWLYGLFSNDLAIDLGTATTLIYVKGKGIVSCEPSVVAVQRDARGDKKVLAVGREAKEMLGRTPGNIHAIRPLRDGVIADFEITEAMLRYFIARAHNRRTLVKPRIIICVPFGITEVEKRAVKESAESAGAREVYLIEEPMAAAIGAGLPITEPSGNMVVDIGGGTTEVAVISLAGIVYSQSVRVGGDKMDEAIVAYMKRKYNLAIGEQTAERIKITIGNAYQPEQQMTMEVKGRDMVAGIPKTVVVNSDEIREALSEPINAIVEAVLLALERTPPELAADIVDKGIVVTGGGALLKNIDVLLREETGLPVMVSDDPISAVVLGSGKTLDHIELLKEVTIG
- the mreD gene encoding rod shape-determining protein MreD, which encodes MRNVAFIAVGFLLLLVQANLYRVLGPLGLHGATPSLVLPLLIFLGVHEPSMLRGAGLCFVLGYLLDVMASAPPGLFTFVSVVLWLVSRVAGVRLTTQTLLTRMSLAFGFAVVEAFIVLTLLAIFGSDTRKPLEMLSLVLPRAASTAVFAPFVFSLAQRLHQAAVPGQAAAEATRQ
- a CDS encoding diacylglycerol kinase family lipid kinase; amino-acid sequence: MQYRVVINPKAGGGRAGRQVSEISAAMRHKGLVHDVVHTRGPGDAARCVREARDDGIACVVIVGGDGTFNEACQAYVTEDGTPCAGPELALIPSGTGGDFRKTFDLPNDVEAAVNRLAKTSPRPLDLGVLRVTDAKGAPVSKAFLNITSFGIGGLTDRIVNESPKWMGGRAAFFLGTLRAMFVYRDVPTAILVDGEPWLEAPIFNVAIANGRFFGGGMMIAPNADPSDGLFDVVALANMNRPQVLALSSRIYKGAHLDARGVSATRGSKVEARPLRSRDEVLIDMDGETPGRLPLTATVAAGAIQLRA
- the mrdA gene encoding penicillin-binding protein 2, coding for MTILVQRSDVGEFRKRYRWMVLILLCTFFALAGRLAQLQVIEGELHRSQARRNIVGEVTLATTRGVIRDAYGKVLAANRPSYNVYVVPGQLDMQQTWPRLVQLMELEAADAAELKTRIVDLQKAEGSRPMQQTLLKVDVDRDVVGRLKTHEASLRGVEVAPAPVRYYPFGELAAHMVGYMREIDPETLSRLEGRGYRAGDRLGAIGVERRWESYLQGQRGWRKVLRGHRRSSQEGLEEKYLEEPRRLEPVPGRDVSLTIDIELEKSIERAMRGQLAGAVVVVDVRTGRVLAALSKPSFDPNVVSGGGGKKAVREAFRRLYTDPLKPTLDKTISAAYPPGSTYKPFSAFAALADKLINPSMQVDCRGGYEYGRRFFRCTGVHRHVNLHEAIVRSCNTYFYSVGEKVHIDRLARVGMDFGFGTKTGIGVNPEARGRMPTRAWYTRRYKGAFRGGFTLLAAIGQGASTVTVMQLALAYGALANGGTLYQPQVVRSIETSDGTVVQEFPPRVRRTVELIPDHLTRIRRGLAGVVTEREGTAHDENLVGVDMAGKTGTAQVSHVTPRGVDPGKVWYFNRDHAWFAGYAPAESPEIAIVVLVEHGGGGGKNAVPVASRVVRDWQKLSEKRLSAHAGSTKRTTKRSTL
- the mreC gene encoding rod shape-determining protein MreC, whose amino-acid sequence is MGSLKRYRDIAIVVLLLAVPFFFLRASIRRPEDMSVVDRAIMRVAAPLEYASAALARGLSSLVGDYVYLVDVRADNDKLAYENARLRAEVRRLKAQEAENKRLRRLLNLRETVGQETVSAVVVAKDTTEFFRVAHLTLDNPGAVVRPGMPVLSVDGTVGTVQRVAGDKVDVQLTVDSGFGVDVIVERTGARGFIRGVGDRSKYALRVEYVQRTDEVEENDLISTSGVGCRFPKGQPVARVKKVVKRDFGMYQTVEAEPTVDFSRLEEALIVLTDEKDCERGASARRPRGPR
- the rodA gene encoding rod shape-determining protein RodA, translating into MSRADRVGFRSGLQVDMPLLLCIVAIATLGVVNLYSATSVYIDAGRRAGLADIYVSQVYWIVVGGLMGITVAVIDYRHFERLAYFLYAGGIVSLGLVFVLGADIRGSSRWIQLGSFSFQPSEFMKVLVVLAIAKYLHDDARTEPRTLFDLSPAFLLTGLPVALVMAQPDLGTSLVILLTVGTILAMVKIRRRSLAILVITAVSAPPIFWRYLMKDYQKARITSFLDPESDKTGAGWHAFQSKTAIGNGGLTGDGFMQGTQNQFGFLPDQHSDFPFAVFAEDWGFAGSAVLLALYCFLCIWAVHVASQSKDRFGAAVAIGVGALVFWHTTFNVGMAMGVLPVVGVTLPLFSYGGSSVVTVLVSLGLLMNVSMRR
- a CDS encoding RNA-binding protein; amino-acid sequence: MSTEDERKLFVAGLPESMTEDVLRQLFEAAGSTVVDVSLPRHRDTGKPRGFGFVTLGSAEEASAARSNLDGSMHSGRSISVRPFKAEPPKREGPAAGGGGGGAAAGQDRTLYVGNLPFDATAEEVETLITSTGAGAVIRVHLPTGPDGRARGFGFVTMESNEAANAAIVALRERDLKGRKLMVNIAHPRGERPAGGGDRGGDRPPPRRDEGDRPPPRSFDSLPPASFGEPPPARAEAGRRWADKPDKKKQKKKKGRSERTEAPPKKGRFNPKSWEDWDDD